Genomic segment of Arachis hypogaea cultivar Tifrunner chromosome 16, arahy.Tifrunner.gnm2.J5K5, whole genome shotgun sequence:
ATGGACAGAGACAATATacgacactgaattagtgtattttatatCCATCCTGACAGAAAGGACTTGGAGACACTAACAAAgaatacaacttattttttatttttctttcattaatcttgttaatttttcataattatattttttattgttatatttttcatctcaaattttttaaatgaaaaaaagagaataaattaaatttttataatttgttctagtttatcaccaaatagaatagaagaatacaaaattttatgtCTCTGTTTATCAGTATTTTATCCTATTCTATTTTCAGTGTTTTGTCCTATCCTGTTCTTAAAAACAAACGCAGTCTTAAAGAACACAAACGATGTCTAGTAAATGATAAaataaacacaattataaatggatatattctatgatgactATAATTGTCATGGTTATATATAGTagttatgaagttttgaaaatatttataaaatataacttTTTAGAGTGACCTAAgaattaaaacttaaattttttaaaataaaaataataaataattatataatataaaatattaattatatttatacaatatactaattaaattattatttataaatattatacaatATACGATAATACCGTGAAAGATTATTATATTAACTTAATTAGtataatattttaatcatttataaaataataatgatataatattttatgattttaattaattatatattgtataaatataattagtctttttatattgtataactaTCTGTTATTTCTGAttctgaaaaaaatttaaaatttaatgccAACTTCGAGAGCTatactttataataatttttcaaCATCCAAAATTCCAATAATGATTCTTTAGGTACTAATGAGtcaaaaaatgatttttaataaatttttaaaaatcgtttattattctattttaaattaataaatttgtaaaaatgtagattttttggaatttgaactaaaatacaaagttatatttctatttttattcgttttgattttttgatattttatttgaatccaaacgaaaatattttcttattgacatttatattttaaagtagTAAAtagaatcaagttgattcgatttactatgtaTATGTTGTACAGTAATAAATTGAATCAAGTTAATTTAATTTacatatatatgttgtattagtAATAAATCGAATCAAGTTAATTCGATTTGCTATTGGTACAACATATACAtggtaaattaattttatttacattaaaaaagtataaatagatattatttgattcaatttacatagaaagtcaaataagacatGCATATAACTAAATTTAGTTTAGGacatttatgtaattttttttctcattcaaTTTATCTATGTAAattatcataaataataaaaaataattaaaatttattatttttagccatAACTTAATTATCAACTCAAttcttttaactaatttttttagtttattaatCTAACAgtatattttatcttatatttttaaatattaatagcaTTGAtggtcaaaataataaattttaatgccCTTTAATATTTGTCTTAAATAATGATACATAGcataaaatatttgatattttgaaaaccaaataaaaatatatctaatcTTTTAGAAATCATTTTAGCCATAAAGCATTAACAATTAAATGTTTATCATGATTCACAATGACAATGTCACCGCTCAAGACTCAACAGCTTAAATGTTATATTCAAGGAGTGGCTAGGGCTGACTGGTGCCCTGCTAGGGTTTATGTGCTCCTTTGGAGTGGCTCTTCAAAATTTTCATCGGTGCAGTGTTCAGACTACACAATTGAATATGGAGGCAGGAACGAGAACTGCCAGAGAAAAAAATTCAGTTAGCGATGGAGAGAGCGACAATGAGGTACTAATCGAGGAAGAGGACATCAGAAAAGGGAAGGAAGCATGCGCTAAAAGCCTCATAGGCCGTGTGTTTGCGGACAAAAAGTTTTCTGTGGGAACTATGGAGAACGCATTCAGATCCATATGGAGTAGACCAGAAGGATTCAGAGTTTCGGATAGAGGAGGGAACAAATTCCAATTTTTCTTTGACAATGACAAGGATTTGATGCGGATTGAAAAAGGTTCTCCATGGCTATTTAAAGATTATATCCTTCATGTGAGGAGATGGAATGACTCTGATCGAAGGGAGGAGGGTGAGCTGCAAGGGTTCCCGGTATGGGCTCAATTTTGGGGCTTGCCAGAATGCTATAAAACTATAGAAGTTGGAAGGAAACTTGCTGAGAAAATTGGTGCGGTTATAGAGGTTGGCTTCTACGAAATGAAGGGTGGAGAATCCAGGATACTCAAAGCAAGGGTGGAAATGGATGCATCCAAAAAACTCAAAGATCACGTCTGTGTGATTGGCCCTGAACAACACGCTGTTGAAATTGGTGTGCGGTATGAAAAATTTGGGAGATTCTGCACCTATTGCGCACGGATAGGGCACGAGTCAAAGGGGTGTGAATTACTCGCTACGGATTCAGCAATGAACTCAGTGCGGCAAGACAAAATTGGAGATTGGATAAAAGCTGACCAGATGGGTAAGAGGATTGAAATTGAATGCAATGGTGATAATGCGTCTGGTTCTAACTTGAATGACCAAGGGGACAGACCAAAGAAAAAACCTATGCCTAATTGGTTACTTAATAGCCTCTCAAGTCTCTCTATGAAAGAAACGGTAGGAGCGAAAATGGCCCCAAGGGTGACTAGTTCACATTCAAAGAGCAACTCGTTGATGGAGAATTCGGGAGCGAATTTGGTAGACATAACCTCAGCAAGTACCAAGGAAACACAAGAGGGAGTGCAAGGCCTTATGGCTGTAGAAGAGATTCAAAATGTCGATCAATCTGATTCACAAATAAAGGAGCGATTCAAGCTCAAGCAGATGGCACGAAGAAAAATAGAGGTTTCACACATCAAAGGTGGGGTGAAGAGAAAATTCAATGAGAAAGAAAATATAGAACCGCACAAAAGGATTTGCCTGGAAGAGATCCAAAATACTCGCGAGGAGGTGGAGGGCACCGGCCGTCAAACGGTGCCCCAAGAGTCATGAGAGTTCTAACGtggaattgtcggggtttggggagacccctgacaTTCCATAATCTTAAAGGGATATGTAGATCCCACTCCCCCGAGGTTGGTTTCATCTGTGAAACAAAAAACCAGCCTTGTCGTGTGGAGAACAAGTTAAGGGCATGTGGTTTTGGCGGTTGTTTTCTGGTCAATCCTAATGGCACAGCAGGTGGACTAGCTTTGGCATGGAAAGAGGGCACTGAGGTGGTAGTAATGAACTCGAGTGATTTCTTTATTGCTGCAAAAATCAAGGATGTTACTAGGCAGGAGGAATGGGAACTAATTGGTGTTCACTTTAGTAGCATAGAACAGGTCCGGCACCAGCAATTTGAACAACTCAAACCTGTCCTTCAACAATTTCAAGGCAAAACCATCATTCTTGGTGACTTTAATGCTATCGCGAATACCCAAGAAAAGGAAGGTGGATGTTTGACTTCGGAACCTGCTATGACAGCTTTCAACTCCTTTATAGATGACAACAGTTTTCTAGATCTTGGAATGGTTGGAAGACCGTTCACCTGGTCAAATAGAAGGAGAGGACAAGAGCTTATCCAAGAGAGGCTTGACAGGGTACTGGCAACATTGGAGTGGTGTGAGTCTTACCCTACAGCTACAGTTCTCAGACTTCAAGAGGACGGATCTGACCATGCCCCTTTACTGCTGGACTCTAATCCTCCTATGGAGAAAACAAAACGCAGATTTAAGTTCCAGGAGAGATGGTGTTGGAATGCTGAGGTAAGGGGAATAGTTGAGGAGACGTGGAAAGTGGAAGTTGAGGGTTCTCCTATGTTTATTCTTgcccaaaaattaaagaaatgcaGACATTCACTTGTGCAATGGCAGCAAACTTCTCAGTCAAATTCCCTGCAACAAATCCGGGAGCTCAAGGACCGTTTAGAAGAGCTGAGATCCTCTGGAGTTCAAGGGGGCGAGCAGGTTCAGGGGATTGAAAAGCAGCTTGAGGTGGCCTACCTAAATGAGGAAAGCTACTGGAAAGATAAGTCAAGAATAAAGTGGCTAAAAACAGGGGACCGGAACACCAAGTTCTTCCACCAATTTGCTCGAGTCAGATGTCGCAGTAATAAGATCTGGAGTTTGGTTGGTGAAAATGGGGTGGTGGCATCTACAAACGAAGGTATCGCGAAAGTAGCAGAGGACTACTTCAAAAGTATCTTCTCTGCCTCTGCTATTCAGGATCCGAGACAGGAATTTGAAGAGTTTGTACCGAAGGTAACCCCAAGTATAAATCGGAAACTTCTGCGGCCAGTCTCTATGGAGGAGGTTAAAAGAGCAGCATTTAGCATGCATCCTCAGAGTGCCCCAGGAGATGATGGATTTAcagcaaagttctttcatacatTCTGGAGCATTGTGGGTAGAGATGTTTTCTCGGCTGTGAAGAGCTTCTTTCTAGGAGGCAGATTACTCAGGAGCTTCAACCATACACATATCTGTCTTATCCCTAAGCTCCCCGGTGCCAGAGACATGTCCCAGGTGAGACCCATTAGCCTCTCTACAGTAGTATACAAGATTATCTCAAAAATCCTTGTCCATAGACTGCAACACTTTATGAATCTCTTAGTTAGTCCGAACCAAAGTGCCTTCCTGAAAGGTAGACTGATTTCGGACAATGTTCTTATTGCACATGAAGTTATGCACTACCTAAAAACAAAGAGATTTGGGAATGTATTTGAGATGGCCATAAAACTGGATATGAGCAAAGCGTACGATCGAGTAGAGTGGCCTTTTCTTTGGTTTATGATGGAACGTCTAGGGTTTGATGCAAGATGGATTGGGTGGATTAAAGAGGTTGTTACGACTGTTTCTTACTCTGTTGTTGTGGAAGGACAACCATTTGGCTATTTTCGGCCAAGTAGAGGTATCCGGCAAGGTGACCCTCTCTCCACGTATCTTTTTCTCTTCTGTGCGGAAGGACTCTCCTTCCTGCTACACAAAGCAGAGCAAAACAGGAGTTTACAAGGGATCCAAATCACTAGAAGGTGCCCGTCTGTCAACCACCTCCTCTTTGCAGACGACTCTATCCTCTTTTGTAAAGCGTCTTCTAACTGCTGTGATAATATTTTGGATTTACTGGGTGACTATGAAAGCTTTAGTGGACAAACAGTCAACCTAAATAAGTCGGCTATATTCTTCAGTAAAAACACTCCACAGAATACCAGAAGCTTATTGGCTGGGAATCTAAATATCCAACATATTGGGACCCAAGATAAGTACCTGGGCCTGCCGTCTACTATCCAGAGATCAAAAAAGGCAACATTTGGGGCTATTAAAGATAGAGTTCGAAAAAGAGTTGAAGGCTGGAAACGCAAGCTACTCTCAGCTGGAGGGAGACATGTCTTAATTAAGGCGGTGGGAGAAGCTGTCCCGATCTACACACTGTCATGCTTCAAACTGCCTGACTCGTTAATTCAGGAAATTCACGGCATTTTAGCCCGCTTTTGGTGGGGTCAGAAGGGAGAGGAACGGCGGATTAGCTGGGTCAGCTGGGACATGATGACTAGGCCGAAATTGGAGGGAGGCTTGGGATTTAAGAATCTAAAGGCACAAAACCTGGCACTTCTAGGCAAACAATGCTGGAGAATAGCAACACAGCCTAATTCAATATTGGCTAGAATCCTAAAAGGCAAGTATTTTCGATATACAGATATTATGAGAGCGGAGGTAGGGAACTTACCGTCCTGGGGCTGGCGAAGCATCCTGGAAGGGCGAAAAGTCACCGAGAAAGGCTTAATCTGGCAAATAGGTCCTGCTTCTGAGGTGAACATCTTCTCTGATCCATGGATTCCGCCTCAGCAACAATTTACCCCTCCCATCAGGTTAAACTCCCTTGCCACAAATCAACCAGTCTCACGGGTCAGCCACCTGATGCACGAAAACAACGAGTGGAATCAACAGCTTATTTCCTCAATTTTTCCACCAGCCATCACCCAGCAAATTTTAGCAGTAAAATTGGGGAACAGAGGGATAAGCTTACTTGGTTGTTTCACAAATCAGGTAGATATGAAGTATCGTCTGGTTACAGAATAGCCTTTACATTCAACCACGAACCAACTGAGTTGCATCCACACCTCCAGCAAAGACAAGGGATTTGGCGTGACCTCTGGAAGACTAAAGCTCCACCAAAGATCCTCCTTTTCCTCTGGCGTGCTCAGCATGAAAGGCTTCCCACTATGGAACTGCTTCACCAAAGGATCCCCTCAAATTTGGCTACCTGCCCACGGTGCCACGCAGCCACGGAAACCATCATACATTGCCTATTCTCTTGTGAGAAAGCTAAAGAAGTATGGAACAGAAGCCCTTACCATGGAATTACTGCTGGTGAAGAGGAAAATCTGTTCTTCAAGTGTTGGGAGGCGAAGAAGAAGCACTTAATTCTTAACCCAACTGAAGAGCAAGACCTAGCCTCATTAGGGATTTACTGCTGGTGTATTTGGCGGTCTCGCAATGACCACGTCTTCGGACAGGGTGCCAAGACTCCCCAAGAAGTGGATGGCCTCGCGAGAAGGATGATTAGCTGGGTCTCAACAGCTGCCAACGAACCCCAAATCTGAGTGGGTcttcttttatcttatctctctGTATTGCAATTTTACGTTAATGCTCTATGTGTAATGAGCCTTAGAGAGGCTACTGTCTCTCTCTTCTTTTGTCTTTACTAAGTCACATTTGGACAGTTATTTCCTTTTTTTGCTGAAAGGAATAAAGTATCTAAgttctttggaaaaaaaaaatgttatattcAAGATGTGTTGTTCGCCATGCATCGATAGCAGGTAAGTGCGCCATAAATAAGTTTTGTATATGTTAAAGATGTAGCAATCTGTCATAGAAAGAGCTTGAAATTCGATGTGTATTAGAGAACTAAAATTCAGTTACACTGAACCTTGAGAAGGGAGAGTGAGGTTGTTGCTATTACAAGAGAAAGAGAGAACTGAATTCTAGAACTACTAACAAGATACTAGACTCTAATCTATATACAACTTTAATTTGATTGCAAATGAGGAAGTATAAAACTTTAATTTGATTGCAAACGAGGAAGTATAACTAAGACTCCGTTTTGTTAGTGGGTGATAAATGGTAATAAATAAGATAAAGACATAAAGACATAAAATGACATCAATAATGCTCTACATTCATGTAAAAAATGTATTTCAAGTT
This window contains:
- the LOC140180248 gene encoding uncharacterized protein, with the translated sequence MELLHQRIPSNLATCPRCHAATETIIHCLFSCEKAKEVWNRSPYHGITAGEEENLFFKCWEAKKKHLILNPTEEQDLASLGIYCWCIWRSRNDHVFGQGAKTPQEVDGLARRMISWVSTAANEPQI